CACAACACGGCCGGTCAGGATACGGCCACGGATGGAAACGAGACCGGTGAAGGGGCACTTCTTGTCTGTACAGATCGAACTGTTAGCGGAGTGACGACGGATGAATGAATTCGGCGCGTAGAGGAAAATTTTTCGACGACCGTGGATTGATCATCGGGAGTCACGAAATGCCAATGTTGAGACCACCCTGAGATAGCCAAAAAAAGGTTTCACGTTCACAATATCTTCGCAAACGATGAATCACGTTGTTTCGCATTTCTCGGGGGTAGATCGCTCCACAGGGTGCTTGATATCGCGAATTCCGCCTTCCACGAAAATCTATCCACAGCTGTCGAAAAGTGTGCCAATTGCCGGGTTTCGAGTGTCGCGAGTTGTTCATACCGATGTAGGTGCCCTCAATGGCGGTCTTGGGAGTACGGAAACCCAGACCAACCTCCTTGTACCAGCGGCGGGTCTGACCAGccttcttggacttggcctGAGTCTTCGAGTTCTGGAAGATGtgaggctgcttctggtaAGCGCGCTCGGACTGGACGGTCAACTCGGTCGCCATGGTTGCGGTGTGTGTCGACGAGGAAGCGTTGTCGAGCTGGATGGAAGGTTGGCGTTACGGATCTCGGGATAGGACTtcgagaatgagaaagatTCGCTAAAGGCGGCGGATTCTTGTGTGTGTGAGCGCTAGTCCAATTTGGGACTAGTTCAGGTGCGGGTTAGGGCTTGCCGTTTGCTTACATCCTGTATAATCACGTGATATTGAACGCGCCGCGGATTTGCGGGGACGCGTAGCCGTGTATGCGATGCGATCGATTAGATTGCGACTGTGTTATTTGAGCCAGGCTTGTCCGCTTAGCGATTGTCACATGTTTGACCGATTGTGTCTATAGACTTACATTGATGCGGCAAATATGTCTACTCGACAAGATGCTGCCGTGACACGGCCTCGCTCGCGCCGCTCTCTTGCTCATGTTCCGCGGTCTAGAATGACGTCTACTCTGGACAAGGAGAATGCGACAACCGACATCGCGACATCGTCTGGTACAAATGCCAGGGCTAGctcaaaggaaaaaaagtctcgTAGCAAGAGTCTTGGACCAGGAGGACTAGATGCTCTACAACACTCTAACGGTAACCGTCGGAAGGTCAATCTCACGCTTGTATCATTCACTCTTTGAGCTACGACCTCACTGACTGTATTGCAGTCGACTGCATCGTTTCCCTTGAAGTCTATCTTAAAACCCACGGTACCTGTGTCACCAGTACGAAATATTCCTTCGTTCGAGGAAACCCGCCGGCGAACTACCTCCCGCGACGCGCCAACCCATGCCACCAACAAAGATAGCGATCAAAAGGCAAACCAAGATCTACCTATTGATTTCTCAACACCAGCGCAACCTACAAGTACAGATAATAGGCAACTCAACACCCCATTTGATACATTCAATGCGACATCACTCATTCGTGACGAAATGGCCGCAACAAAAGAGCGCGATGAGAAGGAGCGTCGGGAACGCGAACGCCAGACGATCCTCGAAAAGCGAGAGGCCCGGCGAAAGTCAATGGGTAGGTACTTTGATATCATCTCCAACACTATACGAGGCTAAATTGCTATCATAGCCAACCGCCGTGTTTCGTTCGCCCCTGAGGCGACTCTTCATACCTGGAACGTCATCGAGATACCTGAAGATGCAACTTCATCGTCAACGTCGAATTCAACGCGGCGGGCATCTACGGCTGCAAGACAACAAGATGAAAACTCCGCTTCATCACATAGTGCAGAacaaccatcttctccagacGATGTCGAATCGGAATTTGGGTTCTCACCCGTGCGGGAGCAAGAACTTCAGCAAATGAGGAGTAATTCAATCCCCGACGTGGGCGATGACATGCCTCAGC
The nucleotide sequence above comes from Penicillium oxalicum strain HP7-1 chromosome II, whole genome shotgun sequence. Encoded proteins:
- a CDS encoding 40S ribosomal protein S11-A, translated to MATELTVQSERAYQKQPHIFQNSKTQAKSKKAGQTRRWYKEVGLGFRTPKTAIEGTYIDKKCPFTGLVSIRGRILTGRVVSTKMHRTIVIRREYLHYVPKYNRYEKRHKNLAAHVSPAFRVEEGDWVTVGQCRPLSKTVRFNVLRVLPRTGKAVKSFNKF